In Papaver somniferum cultivar HN1 chromosome 1, ASM357369v1, whole genome shotgun sequence, a genomic segment contains:
- the LOC113310259 gene encoding uncharacterized protein LOC113310259 — translation MEGESPDQGSRGSGTKGVSLSSLGRHCNRKEFLRKFVDSGILTASLEDWFSELSQTSLPKKPVFDVLFELKDLQKFDYALEGVQFQQLIRMPNTVYASTSDAMAATTYLAIEDFLHAGVKGLWETFWNQDGSLPFSVACLHHESFKFYHAEKAIASGKLGGICAMTIILKDTWHPHGKRDQILELALVRPDIRSPAVENGQLSLSVLGDAVFFALRILLTRTLSRSNAHHGSKSVFVLFVDSQYGGVVKVEGDVNKLNLDPNNVYECASEWVREHSHISVSSIDRIWNKLGNANWGDIGARQALLATFHCIFQFAGLPKQSIDDLAAARSSHLQFRRAERHVGNGRVNGNGVFRFQQSSVCPEIVELHDESKQVINLEAGSILWLEDSNWQKGFQINEVFSDGELPFYSATPVEEPGKALFLYVGSHPSQLEPALEDMTLWYQVQRQTKILTLMKQNGLASKYLPQLVASGVIIHPGQCRRPSSGANCDHPWCGTPVLVTNPVGELVSELVSDQRFGPDEALRCCHDCLSALSTASSAGIRHGDIRPENVIRVSSGVRHPYYVLIGWGHAIIEERDRPTMNLHFSSTYALQEGKLCSASDAESLIYLLYFSCSGGGLLPKLDSVEGALQWREKAWSRRLIQQKVGEISAILKAFADYVDSLCGTPYTMDYEIWLRRMRTTFHEDHHVKEVVASG, via the exons ATGGAAG GGGAATCCCCCGACCAAGGATCAAGAGGGTCTGGGACTAAAGGGGTTAGCCTATCGTCACTTGGTAGGCATTGTAATCGTAAAGAGTTTCTTCGGAAGTTCGTCGATAGTGGAATCTTGACAGCAAGTCTTGAGGACTGGTTTTCTGAATTATCACAAACTTCATTGCCTAAAAAGCCTGTATTTGATGTTCTTTTTGAGTTAAAAGACCTTCAAAAGTTTGACTATGCGTTAGAAGGGGTTCAATTTCAGCAGCTGATTCGGATGCCGAATACTGTTTACGCTTCAACTTCAGATGCTATGGCAGCAACTACATATCTTGCAATTGAAGACTTCCTACATGCAGGTGTAAAGGGCTTGTGGGAGACATTTTGGAATCAGGATGGATCTTTGCCTTTTTCTGTCGCTTGTCTACACCATGAAAGTTTCAAATTTTATCATGCTGAGAAGGCAATTGCAAGTGGAAAACTTGGAGGAATATGTGCCATGACCATAATATTGAAGGATACTTGGCATCCACATGGGAAACGCGACCAAATTCTTGAGCTAGCACTTGTAAGACCCGATATTCGAAGTCCCGCTGTCGAAAATGGCCAACTATCTCTTTCTGTGTTAGGGGATGCAGTCTTCTTCGCGCTGCGTATATTATTGACAAGAACCCTAAGCAGATCAAATGCTCATCATGGTTCTAAATCTGTATTTGTACTTTTTGTTGATTCTCAGTACGGTGGGGTTGTAAAAGTTGAAGGTGATGTGAATAAATTGAACCTTGATCCAAACAATGTCTATGAATGTGCATCTGAATGGGTCAGAGAGCATTCACATATCTCAGTGTCTTCAATAGATAGGATCTGGAACAAGCTTGGAAATGCAAACTGGGGAGATATTGGCGCTCGTCAGGCACTTCTAGCAACGTTTCATTGTATTTTTCAGTTTGCAGGATTGCCAAAACAGTCTATTGATGATTTGGCGGCAGCCCGCAGTTCTCATCTTCAGTTCCGAAGGGCTGAAAGACACGTGGGTAATGGTAGAGTAAATGGAAATGGTGTATTTCGGTTCCAGCAGTCCAGTGTTTGCCCTGAAATTGTTGAACTTCATGATGAATCCAAACAGGTAATAAATTTGGAGGCAGGATCTATTTTATGGCTAGAAGACTCGAATTGGCAGAAGGGTTTTCAGATAAATGAAGTTTTCAGTGATGGTGAACTTCCATTTTATAGTGCAACTCCAGTGGAAGAACCAGGAAAGGCTCTATTTCTGTATGTAGGTTCACATCCTTCTCAGCTGGAACCAGCATTGGAAGATATGACGTTATGGTATCAAGTTCAGAGGCAGACTAAGATACTGACTCTTATGAAACAAAATGGTCTTGCTAGCAAGTATCTTCCTCAGCTGGTTGCATCTGGTGTAATAATTCACCCTGGTCAGTGTCGAAGACCTAGCTCTGGTGCGAATTGTGACCACCCCTGGTGTGGGACCCCAGTCCTTGTAACCAATCCAGTCGGTGAATTAGTTTCAGAGTTGGTAAGTGATCAGCGATTTGGACCAGATGAGGCTCTCAGGTGCTGTCATGACTGCTTATCTGCCCTGTCAACTGCTTCCTCAGCAGGAATTCGGCATGGAGATATCCGTCCAGAGAATGTAATACGTGTAAGCTCTGGTGTGAGACATCCATATTATGTTCTTATTGGTTGGGGACATGCAATTATTGAAGAAAGGGATCGACCAACCATgaatcttcatttttcttcaacgTATGCTCTACAGGAAGGGAAGTTGTGCTCTGCTTCAGATGCAGAGAGCTTAATCTACTTGCTTTATTTCTCATGTAGTGGTGGTGGGCTGTTGCCCAAGCTAGATTCTGTTGAGGGTGCACTGCAATGGAGAGAGAAAGCATGGTCAAGAAGATTGATTCAGCAGAAAGTTGGGGAAATTTCAGCTATTCTTAAAGCCTTTGCGGATTACGTAGACAGTCTCTGTGGAACACCATATACTATGGACTATGAAATATGGCTTAGAAGAATGAGGACAACTTTCCACGAGGATCACCATGTGAAGGAAGTCGTCGCGTCAGGTTAG